The following DNA comes from Candidatus Eisenbacteria bacterium.
CATCTACTACTTCGGCGGCATGACGCTCTTCTTCTTCGTCGTCCAGGTCCTGACCGGCATCCTGTTGATGCTGTACTACCGCCCGACCGCCACCGAGGCGTTCGAGTCGGTCGAGCTCATCATGACCAACGTGTCGTTCGGCTGGCTCATCCGGTCGCTGCACTCCTGGTCGGCGAACCTCATGATCTTCTTCGCCTTCCTGCACCTCGCCTCGGTGTACTTCACGAAGGCGTACCGCCCGCCCCGCGAGCTCACCTGGGTCACCGGCTGCGTCGCGTTCTTCCTGGCGCTCGGTTTCGGCTTCTCCGGTTATCTGCTGCCCTGGAACGAGCTCGCCTTCTTCGCGACCCGCGTCGGCACGCAGATCCCGTCCACGATCCCGGTCGTCGGCGAGTGGATCATGCGGTTTCTCCGGGGCGGCGAGCGCGTGACGACGGCCACCGTGTCGCGCTTCTACGGCTGGCACGTCGCGATCCTGCCGGCGCTCATGGTCGTCGTGCTGGGGCTTCACCTGCTCTTGGTCCAGCTCCTCGGCATGAGCGTACCGCCGCCGGCGGCAGACGAGGCGAGGCGACGCCGGCCCATGCCGTTCTTTCCGCACTACGCGCTGCGGGACTTCCTCGGCTGGCTGGTCGCGCTCGGCGTGCTCGCCGCGCTCGCGGCGCTGTTCCCCTGGGAGCTCGGCGAGAAGGCCGACGCCTTCGCGCCCGCGCCCCCGGACATCCGACCCGAGTGGTACTTCATGTTCATGTTCGAGACGC
Coding sequences within:
- a CDS encoding cytochrome b N-terminal domain-containing protein; the encoded protein is MLEFARHKTVPVHRYAAIYYFGGMTLFFFVVQVLTGILLMLYYRPTATEAFESVELIMTNVSFGWLIRSLHSWSANLMIFFAFLHLASVYFTKAYRPPRELTWVTGCVAFFLALGFGFSGYLLPWNELAFFATRVGTQIPSTIPVVGEWIMRFLRGGERVTTATVSRFYGWHVAILPALMVVVLGLHLLLVQLLGMSVPPPAADEARRRRPMPFFPHYALRDFLGWLVALGVLAALAALFPWELGEKADAFAPAPPDIRPEWYFMFMFETLKVMPGGSIGGLEYEAIPILGFGLAALLLLLVPFLDRGVVRRGRSPVFTAVGVVAVVYMVALTAWGYRSLAPVYAVLGAGILVWLFAWAIERHENGGGG